From the Sphingomonas phyllosphaerae 5.2 genome, one window contains:
- a CDS encoding GAF domain-containing protein, with the protein MVGAPALNELSQDACRLMGGDWAGVGLIVDDNQVVIASSGGRVGRYERARSIMAYAILEPDAVLCVLDAPADERFGGNPFVRVGLIRFFVAAPIVDERGFALGALCVSSRSPRQQVEQSTIEALRALATQVPKAAQT; encoded by the coding sequence ATGGTGGGCGCACCTGCGCTCAACGAACTCTCCCAAGACGCCTGTCGGCTCATGGGCGGCGACTGGGCGGGCGTCGGGCTGATCGTCGACGACAATCAGGTGGTCATCGCTTCATCGGGCGGGCGCGTGGGGCGATATGAGCGTGCGCGGTCGATCATGGCCTACGCAATCCTCGAACCCGACGCGGTACTTTGCGTCCTGGATGCGCCTGCCGACGAGCGCTTCGGCGGGAACCCGTTCGTGCGCGTGGGCCTGATCCGGTTCTTTGTGGCCGCGCCAATCGTCGACGAACGCGGCTTTGCGCTGGGCGCACTATGCGTTTCGAGCCGATCACCGCGGCAACAGGTTGAGCAAAGCACTATCGAGGCGCTGCGTGCTCTTGCTACTCAGGTGCCCAAGGCGGCGCAAACCTGA
- a CDS encoding class I SAM-dependent methyltransferase, which translates to MTDDLSELPVGAFARQDDGDDLAFYAPPRLVTHIDEAAVAALSARYRELLPQGGRVLDLMSSWVSHLPADCAYAEVVGHGMNASELEANPRLGRWFVKDLNRDPFLPLDAGAFDAALCCVGVQYLQRPVEVFAEVRRTLREGAPFIVSFSNRCFPTKAVAVWRALDAAGHATLIELYLARAGFRASSVEMLADGGRSDPLTIVIGHA; encoded by the coding sequence ATGACCGACGATCTATCCGAGCTGCCCGTCGGGGCCTTCGCGCGGCAGGACGACGGCGACGACCTCGCCTTCTACGCACCGCCCCGTCTCGTCACGCATATCGATGAGGCAGCCGTGGCGGCGCTCTCCGCCCGCTATCGTGAACTGCTTCCACAAGGGGGCCGCGTTCTCGACCTCATGTCGAGCTGGGTTAGCCACCTGCCGGCCGACTGCGCCTATGCCGAGGTCGTCGGCCACGGCATGAACGCAAGCGAACTCGAAGCCAATCCGCGGCTCGGCCGCTGGTTCGTCAAGGACCTCAATCGCGACCCGTTCCTGCCGCTGGATGCCGGCGCGTTCGATGCCGCGCTTTGCTGCGTCGGGGTTCAGTATCTGCAGCGGCCTGTCGAGGTCTTTGCTGAGGTCCGCCGTACGCTTCGCGAGGGCGCACCATTCATCGTAAGCTTCTCCAATCGGTGCTTCCCGACGAAAGCCGTTGCGGTCTGGCGCGCGCTCGACGCAGCCGGACATGCCACGCTGATCGAACTTTACCTGGCCCGCGCCGGGTTCCGGGCCAGCAGCGTGGAAATGCTGGCGGACGGAGGACGAAGCGATCCACTTACGATCGTGATCGGCCATGCCTGA
- a CDS encoding methyl-accepting chemotaxis protein, whose translation MAALSLGLIYLAAMSPPTEVWTIMLGGTALASLPVLLTWYSGKLISDPYVTTVVRMEALAAGDLDSEILFSDHRDCVGRMTRAMQVFRDNAGSIRRSAAESQSMVEAVSAGLGRLAAGDLTLQIEAPLAEQFETVRRDFNAAMGAMAATLGRVSLIADGINNGSGDIRAASDDLSRRTEQQAAALEETAAAMDEITTTVQQTADGAAKASELVLQARGEARSSGDIVAQAVTAMDGIERTSAEISEIISVIDGIAFQTNLLALNAGVEAARAGDAGRGFAVVASEVRALAQRSADAAKDVKARIAASTVHVEAGVELVSATGSALRGIIGRVEDINAIVSTIASSAKQQAVGLLQVNTAISEMDGVTQQNAAMVEQATAATRSLASEAENLAQEVAQFTFADKNADRVARDGRARPSHDRKPFEIVRSAPPVRALRQTAQEDWAAF comes from the coding sequence GTGGCTGCGCTCAGCCTCGGATTGATCTACCTGGCGGCCATGTCGCCGCCGACCGAGGTGTGGACCATCATGCTGGGCGGCACCGCGCTGGCGTCGCTGCCGGTGCTCCTGACCTGGTACAGCGGCAAGCTCATCAGCGATCCCTACGTCACCACCGTCGTCCGGATGGAGGCATTGGCGGCCGGGGATCTCGACAGCGAGATCCTGTTCTCCGACCATCGTGACTGCGTCGGACGTATGACCCGCGCCATGCAGGTCTTCCGCGACAATGCCGGGTCGATCAGGCGCTCGGCGGCTGAATCGCAGTCGATGGTCGAGGCGGTGAGTGCGGGCCTCGGTCGATTGGCTGCCGGCGACCTCACGTTGCAGATCGAAGCGCCGCTTGCCGAGCAGTTCGAGACTGTTCGACGCGATTTCAATGCGGCGATGGGGGCGATGGCGGCGACGCTGGGCAGGGTGTCGCTGATCGCCGACGGCATCAACAACGGCAGCGGTGATATCCGCGCCGCATCGGACGACCTGTCGCGTCGCACCGAGCAACAGGCCGCGGCGCTGGAAGAAACCGCCGCGGCGATGGACGAGATCACGACGACGGTTCAGCAGACCGCAGACGGTGCAGCGAAGGCCAGCGAGCTGGTGCTGCAGGCCCGCGGCGAGGCGCGGTCCTCCGGAGACATCGTCGCGCAGGCCGTGACCGCCATGGACGGTATCGAGCGCACCTCTGCGGAGATTTCGGAGATCATCAGCGTCATCGACGGCATCGCTTTCCAGACCAACCTGCTGGCGCTGAATGCTGGCGTCGAGGCGGCACGAGCGGGGGATGCGGGCAGGGGGTTCGCGGTCGTCGCATCCGAGGTTCGTGCGCTCGCGCAACGCTCCGCCGACGCCGCCAAGGACGTCAAGGCACGTATCGCCGCCTCCACCGTCCATGTCGAGGCGGGGGTCGAACTGGTCAGCGCCACCGGCTCCGCGTTGCGCGGGATCATCGGACGCGTCGAGGACATCAACGCGATCGTGTCCACCATCGCCTCGTCTGCCAAGCAGCAGGCGGTCGGGCTGCTGCAGGTGAATACCGCCATCTCGGAGATGGACGGCGTAACGCAGCAGAACGCGGCGATGGTCGAGCAAGCAACGGCGGCAACGCGCAGCCTCGCGTCGGAGGCCGAAAACCTCGCGCAGGAGGTCGCGCAATTCACCTTTGCCGACAAGAACGCCGATCGCGTGGCGCGGGACGGTCGTGCACGACCGAGCCACGATCGCAAGCCGTTCGAGATCGTGCGGTCGGCGCCGCCGGTGCGGGCGCTGCGGCAAACCGCTCAGGAGGACTGGGCGGCGTTCTGA
- a CDS encoding alpha-ketoglutarate-dependent dioxygenase AlkB, translated as MMDLFDTPVLPGLGTRANLIDAVEERMLIDRIDATDLAPFRFQGWTGKRLTTSFGWNYDFEVGRPAQAPPIPDWLRPFRDRAAAFANLDPEELIQALLIRYDPGAGIGWHRDRPIYGQVLGISLGEPATMRFRRRRGGGFDRASVPLDPRAAYHMTGPARHEWEHSIVEMERPRWSITFRTLVARA; from the coding sequence ATGATGGACCTCTTCGACACGCCGGTACTGCCGGGGCTCGGCACGCGAGCGAACCTGATCGACGCCGTCGAGGAGCGGATGCTGATCGACCGTATCGACGCGACCGACCTGGCGCCGTTCCGCTTTCAGGGATGGACCGGCAAGCGCCTGACCACGTCATTCGGTTGGAACTACGATTTCGAGGTGGGCCGGCCCGCGCAGGCACCACCGATCCCCGATTGGCTGCGCCCGTTCCGCGACCGCGCGGCCGCCTTCGCAAATCTCGATCCCGAGGAGCTGATCCAGGCATTGCTCATCCGCTACGATCCGGGCGCGGGCATCGGCTGGCATCGCGACCGACCGATCTACGGGCAGGTCCTCGGTATTTCGCTGGGCGAACCGGCGACCATGCGCTTCCGGCGGCGGCGTGGCGGCGGTTTCGACAGGGCGTCGGTACCGCTCGATCCGCGTGCGGCCTATCACATGACCGGACCCGCCCGGCATGAATGGGAACACAGCATCGTCGAGATGGAGCGGCCGCGATGGTCGATCACCTTCCGAACCCTTGTTGCCCGGGCATGA
- a CDS encoding putative bifunctional diguanylate cyclase/phosphodiesterase yields MGGILPRDEEARLDALHQLRLLDTPASESFDRITRMASLIFGLPVAAVSLTDRDRQWFKSRVGVDHCSIPRHKAPCARVAEAGQPLIVEDLLAHPHYADSVLADAGTRFYAGAPLVTSDGYGLGALCVLGTEPRAASSVELAALVDLAAMVMAQIELQHAFGRIDPVSGLPMRAQFRDDVLDLARSRAGQPGIVVLVDIARDEQISRIGRVLGGARVDDLVREASRSLRAAIGAERSLYHVGAAQFAFLAPDDAEQDSYVEELRSGFAAIRASSSVRFVTSLSIGVRPFVLGQTSPDDLLRGAAAAAQDARGVAGAVSLYSTSSDRAHQRQYGLLQDFGAALQADDQLRLAFQPRIEVATGRCVGAEALLRWRHPRYGDVSPAEFIPIIERTSLALPTTRWVLDAALTQIARWQREGVDLRVSVNLSAVNLSEPDLVAWLQCGLLKHGLRPEQIELELTESAIMEHPEQAVGVLRELAEAGVCLAIDDFGTGQSSLAYLQQIPAQVLKIDQAFVRSQTRAEGADYVLLETMVAMAHKLGYRVVAEGVETSMAAEIVAGLGCEEVQGFLYARPMEAEALQTWYHERAGAREVRLAQS; encoded by the coding sequence ATGGGTGGGATCCTTCCGAGAGATGAAGAAGCTCGGCTCGACGCGCTTCACCAGCTCAGGCTGCTGGACACGCCGGCGAGCGAAAGCTTCGATCGCATAACGCGCATGGCAAGCCTGATCTTTGGCTTGCCGGTGGCGGCGGTGTCACTTACCGACCGCGATCGGCAATGGTTCAAATCTCGGGTCGGCGTCGATCATTGCAGTATTCCGCGCCACAAGGCGCCCTGCGCACGGGTTGCCGAAGCCGGACAGCCGCTGATCGTCGAGGATTTGCTTGCACATCCGCATTACGCGGACAGCGTCCTCGCCGATGCCGGCACGCGCTTCTATGCCGGTGCGCCGCTGGTCACCAGCGACGGCTATGGGCTCGGCGCGCTCTGCGTGCTCGGCACGGAGCCGCGGGCGGCATCGTCGGTAGAACTCGCCGCGCTCGTCGATCTCGCCGCGATGGTCATGGCGCAGATCGAGCTCCAGCACGCCTTCGGCCGGATCGATCCGGTCAGCGGGCTGCCGATGCGTGCGCAATTCCGCGACGACGTGCTCGATCTCGCCCGCAGCCGGGCGGGCCAGCCGGGGATCGTGGTGCTGGTCGACATCGCGCGGGACGAACAGATCAGCCGGATCGGCCGCGTGCTCGGCGGGGCGCGCGTCGATGATCTGGTCCGTGAGGCGAGCCGGTCGTTGCGCGCCGCCATCGGCGCGGAGCGCAGCCTTTACCATGTCGGAGCAGCGCAATTCGCGTTTCTGGCGCCTGATGATGCCGAGCAGGACAGCTACGTCGAGGAATTGCGCTCCGGGTTCGCCGCGATCAGGGCGTCGTCCTCGGTCCGCTTCGTCACCAGCCTGTCGATCGGCGTCCGGCCGTTCGTGCTCGGGCAGACCTCGCCGGACGACCTCCTGCGTGGCGCCGCCGCTGCGGCGCAGGACGCGCGCGGTGTTGCTGGCGCCGTCTCGCTCTACTCCACGTCGAGCGATCGCGCGCATCAGCGACAATACGGCCTGTTGCAGGATTTCGGTGCGGCGCTGCAAGCGGACGACCAACTCCGGCTTGCCTTCCAGCCGCGGATCGAGGTGGCGACCGGCCGCTGCGTCGGCGCGGAGGCGCTGCTTCGCTGGCGACATCCCCGATACGGCGACGTATCGCCGGCCGAGTTCATCCCGATCATCGAGCGTACGTCGCTCGCGCTGCCGACCACGCGCTGGGTCCTCGACGCGGCGCTGACGCAGATCGCGCGCTGGCAGCGGGAGGGTGTCGATCTCAGGGTGTCGGTGAACCTGTCGGCGGTGAACCTGAGCGAGCCCGATCTGGTCGCGTGGCTGCAATGCGGCCTCCTCAAGCACGGACTGCGGCCCGAGCAGATCGAGCTGGAGCTTACGGAAAGCGCCATCATGGAGCATCCGGAACAGGCCGTCGGCGTGTTGCGCGAGTTGGCGGAAGCCGGCGTGTGCCTTGCCATCGACGATTTCGGCACCGGGCAGAGCAGCCTTGCCTATCTGCAACAGATCCCGGCGCAGGTGCTGAAGATCGATCAGGCGTTCGTGCGCTCGCAAACGCGCGCCGAGGGTGCCGATTACGTGCTGCTGGAGACGATGGTCGCGATGGCCCACAAGCTCGGCTATCGCGTGGTGGCGGAGGGCGTGGAGACAAGCATGGCGGCAGAGATCGTCGCAGGTCTGGGCTGTGAGGAAGTCCAGGGCTTCCTGTACGCGCGCCCGATGGAGGCTGAGGCGCTACAAACATGGTATCACGAGCGTGCCGGCGCACGCGAAGTCCGTCTGGCGCAATCCTGA
- a CDS encoding DUF5694 domain-containing protein translates to MLAAVAGALAPIAPAPVQVMVLGTYHFGNPGRDKVNVRVDDVTTPQRQRELDALADAVAAFKPTRVMVEVQRPGPSYDVTDFATFSPAVLRIDRDETTQIGYRIAARVGLRSVQGIDEQPGKDEPDYFPIDRVEAYAKARGEQEYLDAAFATVQASARQFEKEQSVTSIPEMLIRYNDPSTPMGGQDLYYSLLRFGDGADQPGADLNALWYLRNAKIFSKLINVAKPGDRILIVYGAGHGYWLRHFAATTPGYNSVDVAPYLKRAAAKVR, encoded by the coding sequence ATGCTAGCCGCGGTCGCGGGGGCGCTGGCGCCGATCGCGCCTGCCCCGGTGCAGGTCATGGTCCTGGGCACGTACCATTTCGGCAATCCGGGCCGGGACAAAGTGAACGTGCGCGTCGACGACGTCACGACCCCGCAACGTCAACGCGAGTTGGACGCGCTGGCCGATGCGGTTGCCGCGTTCAAGCCGACAAGGGTGATGGTGGAGGTTCAACGGCCGGGGCCGAGCTACGACGTGACGGACTTCGCCACGTTCTCCCCTGCGGTGCTGCGCATCGATCGCGATGAGACGACGCAGATCGGGTATCGCATCGCGGCGCGCGTCGGCTTACGATCCGTGCAAGGCATCGACGAGCAGCCCGGCAAGGACGAGCCCGATTATTTTCCGATCGACCGGGTCGAGGCATATGCGAAGGCACGTGGCGAACAGGAGTATCTCGATGCCGCCTTCGCAACCGTCCAGGCGTCGGCGCGGCAGTTTGAAAAGGAGCAGTCGGTAACCAGCATCCCGGAGATGCTGATACGCTACAACGATCCCTCCACGCCGATGGGTGGTCAGGACCTCTACTATTCGCTGCTCCGCTTCGGTGATGGCGCAGATCAGCCGGGCGCTGACCTGAACGCGCTGTGGTATCTGCGCAACGCGAAGATCTTCTCGAAGCTCATCAACGTGGCAAAGCCGGGTGATCGCATTCTGATCGTGTACGGAGCGGGCCATGGTTATTGGCTGCGTCACTTCGCGGCGACAACGCCGGGCTACAACTCCGTCGATGTCGCGCCTTATCTGAAGCGGGCTGCGGCAAAGGTCCGTTAG
- a CDS encoding exonuclease domain-containing protein → MTSISTVPPPASLVAETAAPDFVVIDVETACSRVGSICQVGIVGFRNGMEVFAYETLVDPLDDFSYFNTRIHGITCDHVMGAPTFGDIHAAIDGHLAGRITVAHSFFDKGALGAACAAHGRPVIDTTWLDSVRVAKRAWPELPSHRLNVLTKFLGVRHKHHDALSDARAAGMVIVRAIEHTGIGLAGWLSPASGRSRAAPKPAATGPLRGERVVIVGAARDGELARSLAAAGARIMSAVGTTTTKLVISDDQPFGRFVTAHVEHRRAEELRRGGAAIEIIAEGDLRGRLALALT, encoded by the coding sequence ATGACGTCCATTTCGACCGTGCCGCCGCCTGCATCCCTTGTCGCCGAAACCGCTGCGCCCGACTTTGTCGTGATCGACGTGGAGACCGCCTGTTCGCGCGTCGGCAGCATCTGTCAGGTCGGCATCGTCGGCTTCAGGAACGGGATGGAGGTGTTCGCGTACGAGACGCTGGTCGATCCGCTCGACGATTTCTCTTACTTCAACACCCGGATCCATGGGATCACCTGTGACCACGTCATGGGGGCACCGACGTTCGGCGACATTCATGCCGCGATCGACGGGCATCTGGCGGGCCGGATCACCGTCGCACATTCCTTTTTTGACAAGGGTGCGCTTGGCGCGGCCTGCGCGGCGCATGGGCGACCCGTTATCGACACGACGTGGCTCGACAGCGTGCGGGTGGCAAAGCGCGCCTGGCCCGAACTTCCCAGTCACCGGCTTAACGTGCTGACGAAGTTCCTCGGGGTCCGGCACAAGCATCACGACGCGCTCAGCGATGCGCGCGCCGCCGGGATGGTGATCGTCCGTGCCATCGAGCACACCGGCATCGGGCTTGCCGGTTGGCTGTCACCGGCAAGCGGACGTAGCCGTGCGGCGCCGAAGCCAGCCGCGACCGGTCCCCTCAGGGGTGAGCGGGTAGTGATCGTCGGCGCAGCCCGCGACGGCGAGCTTGCGCGGTCTCTGGCAGCAGCCGGCGCGCGCATCATGTCCGCCGTCGGCACGACCACGACCAAACTTGTCATCAGCGACGATCAGCCGTTCGGCCGCTTCGTCACCGCGCACGTCGAGCACCGCCGGGCGGAAGAATTACGCCGGGGCGGGGCGGCGATCGAGATCATCGCCGAAGGGGATCTTCGTGGCCGGCTTGCGCTGGCGCTCACGTAA
- a CDS encoding lipocalin-like domain-containing protein, whose amino-acid sequence MRGLLLGWLGLIAVAAPAAVPYPVVRPGIVLAFPADQGAHPSFRTEWWYVTGWLRTTAGEDLGFQVTFFRTRPLVHEANPSRFAARQVLFAHAALSDPATGRLLHGERAAREGFGLATARTGDADIGIRDWRLRRARDGRWMTRVATNDFTLALNFQPTQQPLPQGQGGYSRKGPRPEQASYYYSVPHLRVAGRVRRGDRLVAVSGEAWLDREWSSDYLAPEAQGWDWTGLNFDDGSALMAFRIRRKGGGALWAGGALRRPNGTTIALGPNDVAFRPLATWRSKATGAVYPVSQEVSVRANGRIARWRLVPMFAAQELDSRRSGLPVYWEGAVRTRNGRGYLELTGYDRALRM is encoded by the coding sequence ATGCGCGGGTTGCTACTGGGCTGGCTGGGCCTGATCGCTGTGGCGGCGCCCGCGGCCGTTCCATACCCCGTCGTGAGACCCGGCATCGTGCTCGCATTCCCCGCGGACCAGGGCGCGCACCCGTCATTTCGCACCGAGTGGTGGTACGTCACGGGTTGGCTGAGGACCACGGCGGGGGAGGACCTCGGCTTTCAGGTCACCTTTTTCCGGACGCGCCCTCTCGTCCACGAGGCGAACCCGAGCCGCTTCGCCGCACGGCAGGTGCTGTTCGCGCACGCCGCGCTGTCCGACCCCGCGACGGGCCGCCTGCTCCACGGCGAGCGCGCCGCACGCGAAGGCTTTGGTCTTGCCACGGCGCGCACCGGCGACGCCGATATCGGCATCCGCGACTGGCGACTGCGGCGCGCACGCGACGGCCGCTGGATGACCCGCGTCGCCACGAACGACTTCACGCTCGCGCTAAACTTCCAGCCGACGCAGCAACCGCTGCCGCAAGGGCAGGGCGGCTACAGCCGGAAAGGCCCGCGACCGGAACAGGCGAGCTATTATTACTCCGTTCCGCATCTGCGCGTCGCCGGGCGGGTCCGACGCGGCGACCGCCTCGTCGCGGTAAGCGGCGAGGCATGGCTCGATCGCGAATGGTCGTCCGATTATCTCGCGCCCGAAGCGCAGGGCTGGGACTGGACAGGGCTCAACTTTGACGATGGCTCCGCATTGATGGCGTTCCGCATTCGTCGCAAAGGCGGCGGTGCCCTATGGGCAGGCGGTGCGCTTCGCCGGCCGAACGGCACCACGATCGCGCTTGGCCCAAACGATGTCGCGTTCCGGCCGCTGGCGACGTGGCGGAGCAAGGCGACCGGCGCGGTATACCCGGTGTCGCAGGAGGTGAGCGTCCGCGCGAACGGCCGGATCGCGCGTTGGCGCCTCGTCCCGATGTTCGCCGCGCAGGAACTCGACTCCCGTCGCAGCGGCTTGCCCGTCTATTGGGAGGGTGCGGTGCGGACCCGAAACGGGCGCGGCTATCTCGAACTCACCGGCTACGATCGGGCATTAAGGATGTGA
- a CDS encoding FtsX-like permease family protein, with translation MAAEPGLLSGRLALGWLIGGEWRFHPARFLTTAIAIAVGVALGFAVHLVNGSALASFDDAVRGVNGAAELSVNATSALGIDERLYPRVANAAGVADASPVVRLDARIGGTRLTLLGLDVIRAGAVTPSLVGLPPRGPDAGGDAVFDEASLFLSRTALVRSHVAIGDRVIVSANGRNVRLRVVGTLPAAEPDAAIGVIDIAAAQWRFGRLGRIDRIDLALSDREAAEAALARLLPADAILSTAEARGAQGSALSRAYRVNLDMLALVALLTGGFLVYSAQSLSVARRQRAFALLRTLGMPRGAVVAAVVVEGVAIGIVGATVGLVAGYGLAWAALHWFGGDLGAGYFGGTTARVVFQPASAAGFFVLGLLAAILGSAIPARAAARAAPAAALKNAGDVLDPRRRVAWWPAAVLLAAGGATALLPAIAGLPLFGFVGMALMLAGGVAGVPWFARTLSAPLARRSGGSVPVQLAIRHLYGAPGEAATALCGIVASTALMIAMATMVTSFRGAVDTWLGQVLGADLYLRTDAGASFDPDMRARLTATPGVKSLAFSRQLPLTIVADRPPISLIARPERGGRDPLLVLIERAENLPAAALPVWVSEPAQRLYGWDPGETIILPLAGRTRFTVAGVWRDYGRQAGAVLVDEGDYQRLTGDTGRDEVSAMLDPGSDAVAVGEAMTARLPTSVRGQVEVTQPATLRRLALTLFDRSFAVTYLLEAVAILVGLAGVAATMSAQTIAREREFGMLRHLGLTRGQLGTMLATEGAMVGLTGALAGIGLGLILAQVLIHVINPQSFNWTMTTQVPIGTLLGVSAALTGAAAATAVLAGRRATSKGAVHSVREDW, from the coding sequence GTGGCCGCTGAGCCCGGCCTCTTGTCGGGTCGCCTCGCACTTGGCTGGCTGATCGGTGGCGAGTGGCGCTTCCATCCCGCCCGCTTTCTCACCACCGCGATTGCGATTGCGGTTGGTGTCGCGCTCGGTTTCGCGGTCCACCTCGTCAACGGGTCGGCGCTAGCTTCGTTCGATGATGCGGTGCGCGGGGTGAATGGCGCCGCCGAACTGTCCGTGAATGCGACGAGCGCGCTGGGGATCGATGAGCGGCTTTATCCCCGCGTCGCAAACGCCGCTGGCGTCGCCGACGCGAGCCCGGTCGTTCGACTGGATGCCCGGATCGGCGGCACCCGGCTGACGCTGCTTGGGCTGGACGTAATCCGCGCGGGCGCAGTGACGCCGTCGCTGGTCGGTCTGCCGCCACGCGGACCCGATGCTGGTGGCGATGCGGTGTTCGACGAGGCCTCGCTGTTTCTGTCACGCACCGCATTGGTCAGGTCCCACGTCGCCATCGGTGATCGGGTGATCGTGAGCGCGAACGGGCGCAACGTGCGGTTGCGCGTCGTTGGCACGCTGCCCGCGGCCGAGCCTGACGCCGCGATCGGCGTGATCGACATCGCTGCGGCACAATGGCGCTTCGGGCGGCTCGGCAGGATCGACCGGATCGACCTGGCCTTGTCGGACCGCGAGGCGGCCGAAGCTGCGCTTGCCCGGCTGCTCCCCGCCGACGCGATCCTGTCGACGGCCGAGGCGCGAGGTGCGCAGGGCTCAGCATTGTCGCGCGCCTATCGGGTCAATCTGGACATGCTGGCGCTGGTCGCGCTGCTGACCGGCGGGTTCCTGGTCTACTCTGCGCAGTCGCTGTCAGTCGCGCGACGGCAGCGTGCCTTCGCGCTGCTCCGTACGCTGGGCATGCCGCGCGGCGCGGTGGTCGCGGCGGTAGTCGTCGAGGGCGTTGCGATCGGGATCGTCGGCGCCACCGTGGGTCTCGTGGCCGGGTACGGCCTCGCGTGGGCGGCGCTGCACTGGTTCGGCGGCGACCTTGGCGCTGGCTACTTTGGTGGAACCACGGCGCGGGTGGTCTTCCAGCCTGCGTCGGCGGCCGGGTTCTTCGTACTTGGTCTGCTCGCCGCCATCCTCGGCAGTGCGATCCCCGCGCGTGCCGCCGCGCGGGCGGCACCGGCGGCTGCGCTGAAGAACGCCGGCGACGTGCTTGACCCACGCCGTCGCGTGGCGTGGTGGCCTGCGGCCGTGCTGCTTGCGGCAGGCGGGGCTACGGCGCTTCTTCCCGCGATCGCCGGGCTGCCCTTGTTCGGCTTCGTCGGCATGGCGCTGATGCTGGCGGGCGGCGTCGCCGGCGTGCCATGGTTCGCGCGGACGCTGTCGGCGCCGCTCGCCAGACGCTCCGGTGGGAGCGTGCCTGTCCAGCTTGCGATCCGCCACCTGTACGGCGCGCCCGGCGAGGCGGCGACCGCGCTGTGCGGCATTGTTGCGTCGACCGCGTTGATGATCGCAATGGCAACGATGGTGACCAGCTTCCGCGGCGCGGTCGACACGTGGCTGGGGCAGGTGCTCGGCGCGGACCTCTACCTGCGCACCGATGCCGGCGCGAGCTTCGATCCGGACATGCGGGCCCGCCTTACCGCGACGCCCGGCGTGAAAAGCCTGGCGTTCAGCCGGCAGCTGCCGCTGACGATCGTCGCTGATCGTCCGCCGATCAGTCTGATCGCGCGGCCTGAACGCGGCGGCCGCGATCCGCTGCTGGTTCTGATCGAGCGTGCAGAAAATCTTCCGGCCGCCGCGCTGCCGGTCTGGGTGTCGGAGCCGGCACAGCGGCTCTACGGCTGGGATCCGGGCGAGACGATCATCCTCCCGCTCGCGGGCCGCACGCGCTTCACGGTCGCGGGCGTCTGGCGCGATTATGGTCGTCAGGCGGGCGCGGTGCTGGTGGATGAGGGCGATTACCAGCGCCTGACCGGCGATACCGGCCGCGACGAGGTGTCGGCGATGCTGGACCCCGGCAGCGATGCGGTGGCGGTCGGCGAGGCCATGACAGCACGCCTGCCGACTTCCGTGCGCGGCCAGGTCGAGGTGACGCAGCCCGCGACGCTCCGGCGCCTGGCGCTGACGTTGTTCGACCGAAGCTTCGCAGTGACCTACCTGCTGGAAGCGGTGGCGATCCTCGTCGGACTGGCGGGTGTCGCCGCAACGATGTCGGCCCAGACGATCGCGCGCGAGCGGGAGTTCGGCATGCTGCGCCACCTCGGGCTGACGCGCGGACAGCTCGGCACGATGCTCGCCACCGAGGGGGCGATGGTCGGGCTGACGGGCGCGCTCGCAGGCATCGGGCTCGGCCTGATTCTCGCGCAGGTGCTGATCCACGTCATCAACCCGCAGTCGTTCAACTGGACGATGACGACGCAGGTGCCGATCGGCACGCTGCTCGGCGTCTCCGCGGCGCTGACCGGCGCGGCCGCCGCGACGGCGGTGCTCGCCGGCCGCCGCGCGACCTCCAAGGGCGCGGTGCATTCGGTGCGGGAGGATTGGTGA